The following proteins are encoded in a genomic region of Populus trichocarpa isolate Nisqually-1 chromosome 13, P.trichocarpa_v4.1, whole genome shotgun sequence:
- the LOC18104023 gene encoding zinc finger protein GAI-ASSOCIATED FACTOR 1, whose translation MSNTTGDGTGSFSSGGTGGDEVHLNSSAAAAAANSNGSTITQQPPLKRKRNLPGNPDPSAEVIALSPNTLMATNRFVCEICNKGFQRDQNLQLHRRGHNLPWKLKQRTTAEIRKRVYVCPEPSCVHHNPARALGDLTGIKKHFCRKHGEKKWKCDKCSKKYAVQSDWKAHVKTCGTKEYKCDCGTIFSRRDSFITHRAFCDALAEENTKANQGLMPNMEPNLQGQVSNLIPSMAINNNPNQSTMMSSFNHLDAKNPLSLPQELMPTPPKPSSGSMFSNGTTGLFGGSRSMSPSLQLNANSSTIFEGNGLHNLSGSASMSATALLQKAAQMGATASSNNVSSPMMQKSFVTSMAPPTFGTMHTQNDQSHVIGGDDGYANQFFSANGGVENSVLNDMGIFSAVLDQNNSLFKTMEHASSNNENVFQGANSNPGLSSPTSGANPSGLSRFSTGDVMTVDFLGLGGSRQRNLHQQHNHQEMEFTRGISHPRMQGLNHFEQATALKKPMWDV comes from the exons ATGTCAAATACCACAGGTGATGGCACTGGCAGCTTCTCTTCTGGGGGTACTGGTGGAGATGAAGTTCACTTGAACTCaagtgctgctgctgctgctgctaacaGCAATGGCTCCACAATCACTCAACAACCTCCGCTCAAGAGGAAAAGAAATCTCCCAGGAAATCCAG ATCCCAGTGCTGAAGTTATTGCTCTATCACCAAACACTCTTATGGCTACAAATCGATTTGTATGTGAGATTTGCAACAAAGGATTCCAAAGGGACCAGAATCTTCAATTGCATCGGCGAGGCCATAATCTACCATGGAAGCTAAAGCAAAGAACAACTGCTGAAATCCGAAAAAGGGTTTATGTTTGTCCAGAACCTTCATGTGTCCATCACAATCCGGCTCGAGCATTAGGCGATCTTACAGGGATTAAGAAGCATTTTTGTCGAAAACATGGAGAAAAGAAGTGGAAATGCGATAAATGCTCAAAGAAATATGCAGTGCAGTCGGATTGGAAAGCTCATGTAAAGACTTGTGGCACTAAGGAATACAAATGTGATTGTGGCACCATATTCTCCAG GAGGGATAGTTTCATTACTCATAGGGCTTTCTGCGATGCCCTAGCTGAAGAAAATACCAAAGCAAATCAAGGATTGATGCCCAACATGGAACCAAACTTACAAGGCCAAGTCTCCAACCTCATACCCTCCATGGCCATCAACAATAATCCAAACCAATCCACCATGATGTCTAGTTTTAACCATCTAGACGCTAAGAACCCACTGTCATTACCTCAAGAACTCATGCCGACACCACCTAAACCCTCATCGGGAAGCATGTTTTCAAATGGCACCACGGGCCTTTTTGGTGGTTCAAGAAGCATGTCACCATCCCTTCAGTTGAATGCAAATTCATCAACAATCTTTGAAGGAAACGGCCTTCATAATTTATCTGGCTCGGCATCAATGTCAGCGACAGCATTGTTGCAAAAAGCAGCTCAGATGGGTGCGACTGCAAGTAGTAATAATGTGAGCTCTCCCATGATGCAAAAGAGCTTTGTCACAAGCATGGCACCCCCAACTTTTGGTACAATGCATACCCAAAATGACCAATCTCATGTGATAGGTGGTGACGATGGATATGCTAACCAGTTTTTCAGTGCGAATGGTGGGGTTGAGAACTCAGTATTGAATGACATGGGGATTTTCAGTGCAGTTttagatcaaaacaattcattaTTTAAGACTATGGAGCATGCTAGTAGCAACAATGAGAATGTTTTTCAAGGTGCAAATTCAAATCCTGGTTTAAGTAGTCCAACAAGTGGAGCTAATCCAAGTGGTTTATCAAGATTTAGTACTGGGGATGTAATGACTGTTGATTTCTTGGGGTTGGGAGGATCTAGACAAAGGAATCTGCATCAACAGCATAATCATCAAGAAATGGAGTTTACTAGAGGAATTAGTCATCCAAGAATGCAAGGGCTGAACCACTTTGAGCAAGCAACAGCACTAAAGAAACCCATGTGGGATGTTTGA
- the LOC7481747 gene encoding uncharacterized protein LOC7481747 isoform X2: protein MEIVPPRSPEISGVCGHPIENPRVGDEYQAEVPSMISQSKHLQLLTIPSGSDGIFEASHSFLIGLPVPVMWVDNNKVNNGEDRGCGSLSHPGDAVLTDESSKSRKSKKHCTMKKEDSELNAELLDDGKELKPATFQSNVSGEDNLDQPCKRESYIPLPGLLHNPWKDADVDGFILGLYIFGKNLVQIKRFIDKEMGEILSFYYGKFYKSDAYRRWSDTRKTKRKKCVCGHRIFTGWRQQELFSRLDPHVPVHFRNTFQEVSLEFTKGKISLEDYVFNLKAIVGIQVFVEAVGIGKGKDDLTGLAMEPVKGNPLFPDCPVGKDCSSLTASDIIKLLTGGFRLSKGRCNDIFWEAVWPRLLARGWHSEQPKNQGYVDTSHSLVFLIPGIKKFSRRKLVKGNHYFDSVSDVLSKVASEPTLIELEAEETRGSICNEEDGWDIGVPSSLDDQSICQPRHYLKPQVSKRNLNHVKFTVVDSSLGGGKKLSKVKEMRYSLDDLKVMSLFTTLSSRTPRIFSESSPDKNDLDALGMSLDGEKKMNNVDCNEGSTSHACSSNSTKFTIVDTSLVHGGISVRPRELRCLPVEYGPASEMTNSTENEADSSDNSPVQHAPDAANRSDHRKGIIDRSIHDKSSELKGHRSRGTLKHQSSRRAKSRQSNNLVPLVKRRRLTACSDTEISNVIENFSGGIRSKQVGICCALKAPSAGGNAFKARGHRKKLSSTKPSVRGGPEEANGGGMLSANCFGMRKSRRENVEHQSPLLIDLNLPQIALASDNGDVVPMEVENIQRINANDTSFPSPLDNPNADALSTSVDLASAAEEPDMNSRRHSTRSRPMTIKALAALEYGFLEVKKTPKCTGVRTHKKSHFKVLSQVPQQSQSKIKSCNVGIGTGDPNEERDASGAFIVE from the exons ATGGAG ATAGTTCCTCCAAGATCTCCTGAGATAAGTGGTGTGTGTGGGCATCCGATAGAGAACCCTCGAGTTGGTGATGAGTATCAGGCAGAGGTTCCATCCATGATATCGCAATCAAAGCATCTGCAGCTTCTAACAATTCCTTCTGGTTCAGATGGAATATTTGAGGCTTCCCATTCCTTTCTAATAGGTTTACCTGTCCCAGTTATGTGGGTGGATAATAATAAGGTAAACAATGGAGAGGATAGAGGGTGTGGATCTCTGAGCCACCCTGGGGATGCAGTTCTTACAGATGAGTCCAGCAAATCtagaaaaagcaaaaagcatTGTACTATGAAGAAGGAAGATTCAGAGCTCAATGCTGAATTATTGGATGATGGAAAGGAATTGAAACCAGCAACCTTTCAATCGAATGTGTCAGGTGAAGATAACTTAGATCAGCCGTGTAAAAGAGAAAGCTATATCCCTCTTCCTGGTTTACTGCATAACCCTTGGAAAGATGCTGATGTAGATGGTTTTATTcttggtttatatatatttggaaaaaaTCTTGTCCAGATAAAGAGATTCATAGACAAGGAGATGGGGGAAATACTGTCATTTTATTATGGGAAATTTTACAAGTCTGATGCATATCGTAGATGGTCAGATACCCgaaagacaaaaagaaagaaatgtgtATGTGGACATAGAATTTTTACAGGGTGGAGGCAACAGGAACTGTTCTCTCGTCTGGATCCGCATGTCCCAGTGCATTTTCGAAATACTTTCCAAGAG GTCTCTTTGGAATTTACAAAGGGTAAAATTTCACTAGAAGATTATGTATTCAATTTAAAGGCCATTGTTGGCATCCAAGTTTTTGTAGAAGCTGTTGGTATTGGTAAGGGGAAAGATGATCTCACAGGTCTTGCCATGGAACCTGTAAAGGGCAATCCATTGTTTCCTGATTGTCCAGTAGGCAAAGATTGCTCCTCCCTTACAGCCAGTGACATAATCAAGCTTTTGACTGGGGGCTTTCGTTTGAGCAAAGGTCGTTGCAATGACATTTTTTGGGAAGCTGTTTGGCCCCGTTTGCTGGCAAGAGGGTGGCACTCTGAACAACCGAAGAATCAGGGTTATGTTGATACCAGTCACTCTCTTGTTTTTCTCATTCCTGGCATTAAGAAGTTCTCAAGAAGGAAACTTGTGAAAGGTAATCACTACTTTGACTCTGTCAGTGATGTTTTGAGCAAAGTTGCATCAGAACCAACACTTATTGAGCTTGAAGCTGAAGAAACTAGAGGCAGCATCTGCAATGAGGAGGATGGCTGGGATATAGGAGTACCGTCAAGCCTGGATGATCAATCCATTTGTCAGCCCCGTCATTATCTTAAACCTCAGGTTTCTAAACGCAATCTGAACCATGTGAAGTTCACTGTTGTGGATTCTAGTTTGGGTGGagggaaaaaattatccaagGTGAAAGAAATGAGATATTCATTAGATGATTTGAAAGTTATGTCCTTGTTCACCACTCTTTCAAGTAGAACTCCGAGGATTTTTTCAGAGAGCTCACCGGATAAAAATGATCTGGATGCTCTTGGTATGTCATTGGAtggtgaaaagaaaatgaataacgTAGACTGCAATGAGGGTAGTACATCTCATGCATGCAGCTCAAACTCTACAAAGTTCACCATTGTGGATACCAGTTTGGTCCATGGAGGAATATCAGTAAGGCCAAGAGAACTAAGATGTTTACCAGTTGAGTATGGCCCTGCTTCTGAAATGACCAATTCAACTGAGAATGAAGCGGATTCCTCTGACAATTCACCGGTTCAGCATGCACCAGATGCAGCAAATAGATCCGACCATAGAAAGGGTATAATTGACAGGAGCATCCATGACAAAAGCTCTGAATTGAAAGGACACCGGTCAAGGGGAACTTTAAAGCACCAATCAAGTCGAAGAGCAAAATCCAGACAGTCAAATAACTTAGTCCCTCTGGTGAAACGACGGAGACTAACTGCTTGTTCCGATACAGAGATAAGCAATGTCATTGAGAATTTCTCTGGAGGCATTCGGTCAAAACAAGTGGGAATTTGTTGTGCTTTGAAAGCACCAAGTGCTGGTGGTAATGCCTTTAAAGCCCGTGGTCACCGAAAGAAGTTGTCATCAACTAAACCCTCGGTAAGAGGTGGTCCAGAAGAGGCGAATGGTGGAGGGATGTTGAGTGCAAATTGTTTTGGTATGAGAAAGTCTCGTAGAGAAAATGTGGAACATCAATCCCCGCTTTTGATTGATCTGAATCTACCTCAAATTGCTTTAGCCTCTGATAATGGGGATGTGGTGCCGATGGAGGTGGAAAACATCCAAAGAATAAATGCCAATGATACAAGTTTTCCATCTCCATTGGATAATCCTAACGCCGACGCATTGAGCACCTCTGTTGATCTTGCTTCTGCAGCAGAGGAACCTGATATGAACTCCAGAAGACACAGCACAAGAAGCCGACCAATGACCATTAAAGCATTGGCAGCTCTTGAATATGGGTTCTTGGAAGTGAAGAAGACGCCAAAGTGCACTGGAGTTCGTACACACAAGAAATCCCATTTTAAAGTCCTATCTCAGGTCCCACAACAAAGTCAAAGTAAAATAAAGTCATGCAATGTCGGCATTGGTACTGGGGATCCGAATGAAGAAAGGGATGCTAGTGGAGCCTTCATTGTTGAATGA
- the LOC7481747 gene encoding uncharacterized protein LOC7481747 isoform X1, with amino-acid sequence MEIESNQLDHDCNSTEESSVMQIVPPRSPEISGVCGHPIENPRVGDEYQAEVPSMISQSKHLQLLTIPSGSDGIFEASHSFLIGLPVPVMWVDNNKVNNGEDRGCGSLSHPGDAVLTDESSKSRKSKKHCTMKKEDSELNAELLDDGKELKPATFQSNVSGEDNLDQPCKRESYIPLPGLLHNPWKDADVDGFILGLYIFGKNLVQIKRFIDKEMGEILSFYYGKFYKSDAYRRWSDTRKTKRKKCVCGHRIFTGWRQQELFSRLDPHVPVHFRNTFQEVSLEFTKGKISLEDYVFNLKAIVGIQVFVEAVGIGKGKDDLTGLAMEPVKGNPLFPDCPVGKDCSSLTASDIIKLLTGGFRLSKGRCNDIFWEAVWPRLLARGWHSEQPKNQGYVDTSHSLVFLIPGIKKFSRRKLVKGNHYFDSVSDVLSKVASEPTLIELEAEETRGSICNEEDGWDIGVPSSLDDQSICQPRHYLKPQVSKRNLNHVKFTVVDSSLGGGKKLSKVKEMRYSLDDLKVMSLFTTLSSRTPRIFSESSPDKNDLDALGMSLDGEKKMNNVDCNEGSTSHACSSNSTKFTIVDTSLVHGGISVRPRELRCLPVEYGPASEMTNSTENEADSSDNSPVQHAPDAANRSDHRKGIIDRSIHDKSSELKGHRSRGTLKHQSSRRAKSRQSNNLVPLVKRRRLTACSDTEISNVIENFSGGIRSKQVGICCALKAPSAGGNAFKARGHRKKLSSTKPSVRGGPEEANGGGMLSANCFGMRKSRRENVEHQSPLLIDLNLPQIALASDNGDVVPMEVENIQRINANDTSFPSPLDNPNADALSTSVDLASAAEEPDMNSRRHSTRSRPMTIKALAALEYGFLEVKKTPKCTGVRTHKKSHFKVLSQVPQQSQSKIKSCNVGIGTGDPNEERDASGAFIVE; translated from the exons ATGGAG ATAGAATCAAATCAACTGGATCACGATTGCAATTCCACTGAAGAATCATCTGTTATGCAGATAGTTCCTCCAAGATCTCCTGAGATAAGTGGTGTGTGTGGGCATCCGATAGAGAACCCTCGAGTTGGTGATGAGTATCAGGCAGAGGTTCCATCCATGATATCGCAATCAAAGCATCTGCAGCTTCTAACAATTCCTTCTGGTTCAGATGGAATATTTGAGGCTTCCCATTCCTTTCTAATAGGTTTACCTGTCCCAGTTATGTGGGTGGATAATAATAAGGTAAACAATGGAGAGGATAGAGGGTGTGGATCTCTGAGCCACCCTGGGGATGCAGTTCTTACAGATGAGTCCAGCAAATCtagaaaaagcaaaaagcatTGTACTATGAAGAAGGAAGATTCAGAGCTCAATGCTGAATTATTGGATGATGGAAAGGAATTGAAACCAGCAACCTTTCAATCGAATGTGTCAGGTGAAGATAACTTAGATCAGCCGTGTAAAAGAGAAAGCTATATCCCTCTTCCTGGTTTACTGCATAACCCTTGGAAAGATGCTGATGTAGATGGTTTTATTcttggtttatatatatttggaaaaaaTCTTGTCCAGATAAAGAGATTCATAGACAAGGAGATGGGGGAAATACTGTCATTTTATTATGGGAAATTTTACAAGTCTGATGCATATCGTAGATGGTCAGATACCCgaaagacaaaaagaaagaaatgtgtATGTGGACATAGAATTTTTACAGGGTGGAGGCAACAGGAACTGTTCTCTCGTCTGGATCCGCATGTCCCAGTGCATTTTCGAAATACTTTCCAAGAG GTCTCTTTGGAATTTACAAAGGGTAAAATTTCACTAGAAGATTATGTATTCAATTTAAAGGCCATTGTTGGCATCCAAGTTTTTGTAGAAGCTGTTGGTATTGGTAAGGGGAAAGATGATCTCACAGGTCTTGCCATGGAACCTGTAAAGGGCAATCCATTGTTTCCTGATTGTCCAGTAGGCAAAGATTGCTCCTCCCTTACAGCCAGTGACATAATCAAGCTTTTGACTGGGGGCTTTCGTTTGAGCAAAGGTCGTTGCAATGACATTTTTTGGGAAGCTGTTTGGCCCCGTTTGCTGGCAAGAGGGTGGCACTCTGAACAACCGAAGAATCAGGGTTATGTTGATACCAGTCACTCTCTTGTTTTTCTCATTCCTGGCATTAAGAAGTTCTCAAGAAGGAAACTTGTGAAAGGTAATCACTACTTTGACTCTGTCAGTGATGTTTTGAGCAAAGTTGCATCAGAACCAACACTTATTGAGCTTGAAGCTGAAGAAACTAGAGGCAGCATCTGCAATGAGGAGGATGGCTGGGATATAGGAGTACCGTCAAGCCTGGATGATCAATCCATTTGTCAGCCCCGTCATTATCTTAAACCTCAGGTTTCTAAACGCAATCTGAACCATGTGAAGTTCACTGTTGTGGATTCTAGTTTGGGTGGagggaaaaaattatccaagGTGAAAGAAATGAGATATTCATTAGATGATTTGAAAGTTATGTCCTTGTTCACCACTCTTTCAAGTAGAACTCCGAGGATTTTTTCAGAGAGCTCACCGGATAAAAATGATCTGGATGCTCTTGGTATGTCATTGGAtggtgaaaagaaaatgaataacgTAGACTGCAATGAGGGTAGTACATCTCATGCATGCAGCTCAAACTCTACAAAGTTCACCATTGTGGATACCAGTTTGGTCCATGGAGGAATATCAGTAAGGCCAAGAGAACTAAGATGTTTACCAGTTGAGTATGGCCCTGCTTCTGAAATGACCAATTCAACTGAGAATGAAGCGGATTCCTCTGACAATTCACCGGTTCAGCATGCACCAGATGCAGCAAATAGATCCGACCATAGAAAGGGTATAATTGACAGGAGCATCCATGACAAAAGCTCTGAATTGAAAGGACACCGGTCAAGGGGAACTTTAAAGCACCAATCAAGTCGAAGAGCAAAATCCAGACAGTCAAATAACTTAGTCCCTCTGGTGAAACGACGGAGACTAACTGCTTGTTCCGATACAGAGATAAGCAATGTCATTGAGAATTTCTCTGGAGGCATTCGGTCAAAACAAGTGGGAATTTGTTGTGCTTTGAAAGCACCAAGTGCTGGTGGTAATGCCTTTAAAGCCCGTGGTCACCGAAAGAAGTTGTCATCAACTAAACCCTCGGTAAGAGGTGGTCCAGAAGAGGCGAATGGTGGAGGGATGTTGAGTGCAAATTGTTTTGGTATGAGAAAGTCTCGTAGAGAAAATGTGGAACATCAATCCCCGCTTTTGATTGATCTGAATCTACCTCAAATTGCTTTAGCCTCTGATAATGGGGATGTGGTGCCGATGGAGGTGGAAAACATCCAAAGAATAAATGCCAATGATACAAGTTTTCCATCTCCATTGGATAATCCTAACGCCGACGCATTGAGCACCTCTGTTGATCTTGCTTCTGCAGCAGAGGAACCTGATATGAACTCCAGAAGACACAGCACAAGAAGCCGACCAATGACCATTAAAGCATTGGCAGCTCTTGAATATGGGTTCTTGGAAGTGAAGAAGACGCCAAAGTGCACTGGAGTTCGTACACACAAGAAATCCCATTTTAAAGTCCTATCTCAGGTCCCACAACAAAGTCAAAGTAAAATAAAGTCATGCAATGTCGGCATTGGTACTGGGGATCCGAATGAAGAAAGGGATGCTAGTGGAGCCTTCATTGTTGAATGA